The following proteins are encoded in a genomic region of Gimesia sp.:
- a CDS encoding STAS domain-containing protein translates to MVENLEIFDVEQAGPNLVVTPLGSTLQFQYSNVQVEANKVLRLFDAPEIKNVIIDLSRVDYLDSIIIGSLIRLLQRARQTGGQAVFCNACENMQNILKCIKIGSLWPLFDTRDEAIAAVTPAA, encoded by the coding sequence ATGGTAGAAAATCTGGAAATCTTCGATGTAGAACAGGCAGGCCCTAATCTGGTAGTCACTCCCCTCGGATCGACCCTGCAGTTCCAGTACAGCAACGTTCAGGTCGAAGCCAACAAGGTACTCAGGCTCTTTGACGCCCCTGAGATCAAAAATGTCATCATTGACCTCTCCCGCGTCGACTATCTCGATTCGATTATCATCGGCTCGCTGATCCGCCTCCTGCAACGGGCTCGGCAGACCGGCGGTCAGGCCGTCTTCTGTAACGCCTGCGAGAACATGCAGAATATTCTCAAGTGCATCAAAATCGGCAGCCTCTGGCCGCTGTTCGATACCCGGGACGAAGCGATCGCCGCTGTCACTCCCGCTGCGTAA